From Diaminobutyricibacter sp. McL0608, one genomic window encodes:
- a CDS encoding glycoside hydrolase family 15 protein, with amino-acid sequence MNDYPQIADHGLIGDLQTAALVSSDGTIDWFCSPRFDSPSIFASLLDREKGGRFSISPKAETFEVKQLYFPDTAVLVTRFLTEEGVGELIDFMPATGEAASERHRLVRIVRCVRGSMDFDIEVSPRFDYGRSSHQVTVGDGVATFTTDATVLTVSLVRHPDDERLAEIDPAPDGDLRASVRLVEGQLRGIVLETAPSGAPGVVPVAEAKRLFDDTVHFWQDWVEQSTYTGRWREEVQRSAITLKLLTYAPTGGLVAAPTAGLPEQIGGERNWDYRFTWVRDASFSVRTLVRLGYTAEAAAFGAWLRDRVTEQAGSATGPLNIMYRVDGDPELDEETIEGWEGYRGSYPVRIGNGAAGQLQLDIYGEALDAVYQVDRSGIEIGQPGWKALTQLLDWLADNWDQPEEGIWETRGGRKDFTYGRLMCWVAFDRGIRLAATHGRPAPLKRWRSARDAIYNQIMEKGWNEERRAFVQQYGETVLDASLLKMSQVGFISPQDPMWLDTLRAMEEELVSDSLVYRYDPSASPDGLAGSEGTFSLCTFLYVDALARAGRLAEARITFEKMLTYANRLGLFSEEIALTGEQLGNFPQAFTHLALIDAALTLNDRLDGHHPDRVM; translated from the coding sequence ATGAACGACTACCCACAGATCGCCGACCACGGCCTCATCGGCGACCTCCAGACGGCAGCGCTGGTCTCCAGTGACGGAACGATCGACTGGTTCTGCAGCCCGCGATTCGACTCTCCGAGCATCTTCGCCTCGCTGCTCGACCGGGAGAAGGGCGGTCGCTTCAGCATCAGCCCGAAAGCGGAGACGTTCGAGGTGAAACAGCTCTACTTCCCTGACACGGCCGTCCTTGTCACACGCTTTCTGACGGAGGAGGGCGTGGGCGAGCTGATCGACTTCATGCCGGCCACAGGTGAAGCTGCAAGCGAACGCCACCGACTCGTGCGGATCGTGCGCTGCGTGCGAGGATCGATGGACTTCGACATCGAGGTCTCTCCGCGATTCGATTACGGACGCAGCAGTCACCAAGTCACGGTCGGCGACGGGGTGGCCACCTTCACGACGGATGCGACCGTTCTGACCGTCAGCCTCGTCCGCCATCCGGACGATGAGAGACTCGCGGAGATCGACCCGGCACCGGATGGCGACCTCCGCGCATCCGTGCGGCTCGTGGAGGGCCAGTTGCGTGGCATCGTTCTCGAGACGGCACCGAGCGGCGCTCCGGGCGTCGTCCCCGTCGCGGAGGCCAAACGGCTTTTCGACGACACGGTGCACTTCTGGCAGGACTGGGTCGAGCAGTCGACCTACACCGGCCGCTGGCGCGAGGAGGTCCAGCGCTCGGCGATCACCCTGAAACTGCTCACCTACGCACCGACCGGCGGACTCGTCGCCGCGCCCACCGCAGGGCTTCCGGAACAGATCGGCGGCGAGCGCAACTGGGACTACCGCTTCACCTGGGTGCGCGACGCCTCCTTCTCTGTGCGCACCCTCGTCCGGCTGGGATACACCGCCGAGGCTGCAGCGTTCGGCGCCTGGCTGCGCGACCGAGTGACCGAGCAGGCGGGCAGCGCCACCGGACCGCTGAACATCATGTACCGGGTCGACGGCGACCCCGAGCTCGACGAGGAGACCATCGAAGGCTGGGAAGGCTACCGCGGCTCGTATCCGGTGCGGATCGGCAACGGAGCGGCCGGCCAGCTGCAACTCGACATCTACGGCGAGGCGCTCGACGCCGTCTATCAGGTCGACCGCAGCGGAATCGAGATCGGACAGCCCGGCTGGAAGGCCCTCACGCAATTGCTCGACTGGCTCGCCGACAACTGGGACCAGCCCGAAGAGGGCATCTGGGAGACGCGCGGAGGACGCAAGGATTTCACGTACGGCCGCCTCATGTGCTGGGTCGCCTTCGACCGCGGCATCCGCCTCGCTGCCACGCACGGCCGACCTGCGCCGCTGAAACGGTGGAGGTCGGCGCGCGACGCGATCTACAACCAGATCATGGAGAAGGGATGGAACGAGGAACGTCGCGCCTTCGTGCAGCAGTATGGCGAGACGGTACTGGACGCCTCACTCCTCAAGATGTCGCAGGTCGGGTTCATCTCGCCGCAGGATCCGATGTGGCTGGACACCCTGCGCGCTATGGAGGAAGAGCTCGTATCCGACAGCCTCGTCTACCGCTACGACCCGAGTGCCTCACCTGACGGGCTCGCAGGCTCCGAAGGAACGTTCTCGCTGTGCACCTTCCTGTATGTGGATGCGCTCGCCCGCGCGGGCAGGCTGGCGGAGGCCCGTATCACCTTCGAGAAGATGCTCACGTATGCCAACCGCCTCGGACTGTTCTCCGAGGAGATCGCCCTGACCGGGGAACAGTTGGGCAACTTCCCGCAGGCTTTCACCCACCTCGCCCTGATCGATGCCGCGCTGACCCTGAACGACCGACTCGACGGACATCATCCAGATCGGGTGATGTGA
- a CDS encoding ArsR/SmtB family transcription factor translates to MPVRSKQSPTDLLFGALANPTRRDILTLLLDGECTAGEIATRFEMSRPSVSEHLRVLRDAELVAERADGRHVFYSSTPEPLIAVRDWLTPHERFWRERLRRMRGLLDSMPEHRLAAEDADAEGGVR, encoded by the coding sequence GTGCCCGTCCGTTCGAAGCAGTCCCCCACCGACCTGTTGTTCGGCGCGCTCGCCAACCCGACGCGACGCGACATCCTGACGCTGCTCCTCGACGGCGAGTGCACGGCAGGCGAGATCGCCACACGCTTCGAGATGAGCCGGCCATCCGTATCCGAGCATCTGCGAGTGCTTCGGGATGCCGAACTCGTCGCGGAGCGCGCGGATGGACGCCACGTGTTCTACTCGTCGACCCCGGAGCCGCTGATCGCTGTACGGGACTGGCTCACCCCGCACGAACGCTTCTGGCGCGAGCGCCTTCGACGGATGCGCGGGCTTCTTGATTCGATGCCGGAACACCGCTTGGCAGCGGAAGACGCTGACGCAGAAGGCGGTGTCCGGTGA
- a CDS encoding SHOCT domain-containing protein, whose product MFWGFIGYLFWTFVFVAYLMVLFWIIADLFRDDSVNGWGKAIWIIFLVFVPFLTALVYFVARGSGMEARRAGDYATARSDTDAYIKQVVTTPAADQIAQAKQLLDDGTISQAEYETLKARALA is encoded by the coding sequence ATGTTCTGGGGTTTCATCGGCTATCTCTTCTGGACGTTCGTCTTCGTGGCCTACCTGATGGTGCTCTTCTGGATCATCGCCGATCTGTTCCGCGACGACTCTGTGAACGGCTGGGGCAAGGCGATCTGGATCATCTTCCTGGTCTTCGTGCCGTTCCTCACTGCGCTGGTGTACTTCGTTGCGCGCGGCTCGGGGATGGAGGCGCGGCGGGCCGGCGATTACGCTACCGCCCGATCGGACACCGACGCCTACATCAAGCAAGTGGTGACGACACCGGCCGCCGACCAGATAGCCCAGGCGAAACAGCTGCTGGACGACGGCACGATCAGCCAGGCCGAGTACGAGACGCTGAAGGCCCGCGCGCTGGCCTGA
- the paaE gene encoding 1,2-phenylacetyl-CoA epoxidase subunit PaaE, with product MAAVNLGTKKRARFHTLTVADIRPLTNASVEVTFAVPEQLHGAYDYAPGQHVALRATIEGHELRRSYSICRPPTPGSISVAIKRDLGGAFSTWANEELRVGDRIDVMSPQGTFTTDLDDLDDKHIVGIAAGSGITPLMSLAHTVLGRSETSRFTLVYTNRTAVDVMFLEELSDLKDRYPSRLALHHVLSREQRSAPLLSGRIDEERLRRMLDTIIHPAAVDEWFLCGPFELVQLCRDTLESVGVDRAHIRFELFTTGDPVQVAGDVGRPVLVHPGEKSFEIEFTLDGQTATVTTPVDANESVLNAALRVRPDVPFACAGGVCGTCRARLVSGDVRMTENYALEPEELERGYVLTCQSHPLTDKVAVDYDV from the coding sequence GTGGCAGCTGTGAACCTGGGCACGAAGAAGCGCGCGAGGTTCCACACCCTGACCGTCGCAGACATCCGCCCGCTCACCAACGCGAGCGTGGAGGTGACGTTCGCGGTGCCTGAGCAGCTCCACGGTGCGTACGACTACGCACCTGGACAGCATGTCGCGCTGCGTGCGACGATCGAGGGCCACGAGCTGCGGCGGAGCTACTCGATCTGCCGGCCTCCGACACCCGGCTCGATCAGTGTGGCGATCAAGCGCGACCTGGGCGGCGCGTTCTCCACCTGGGCCAACGAAGAGCTGCGCGTCGGCGACCGCATCGACGTGATGAGCCCCCAGGGAACGTTCACCACCGACCTCGACGACCTCGACGACAAGCACATCGTCGGCATCGCGGCCGGCTCCGGCATCACACCGCTGATGTCTCTCGCGCACACCGTGCTGGGGCGCAGCGAGACCTCCCGCTTCACCCTCGTGTACACGAACCGCACCGCCGTCGACGTGATGTTCCTCGAAGAGCTGTCCGACCTGAAGGACCGGTACCCGTCCCGGCTGGCGCTGCATCACGTGCTGTCACGCGAACAGCGTTCGGCTCCCCTGCTGTCCGGCCGCATCGATGAGGAGCGGCTGCGTCGGATGCTCGACACGATCATCCACCCGGCCGCGGTCGACGAATGGTTCCTGTGCGGACCGTTCGAACTCGTTCAGTTGTGCCGCGACACCCTCGAGAGCGTCGGCGTCGACCGGGCACACATCCGTTTCGAGCTGTTCACGACGGGCGACCCCGTGCAGGTCGCGGGCGATGTGGGGCGTCCGGTGCTCGTGCATCCGGGCGAGAAGTCGTTCGAGATCGAATTCACCCTCGACGGGCAGACGGCGACCGTCACGACGCCGGTCGACGCGAACGAGTCGGTGCTGAACGCCGCCCTGCGCGTGCGACCGGACGTTCCGTTCGCCTGCGCCGGCGGTGTCTGCGGGACCTGCCGCGCACGGCTCGTCTCCGGCGACGTCCGGATGACCGAGAACTACGCCCTGGAACCCGAGGAACTCGAACGCGGCTACGTTCTCACCTGCCAGTCGCATCCACTCACAGACAAGGTCGCCGTCGACTACGACGTGTGA
- the paaD gene encoding 1,2-phenylacetyl-CoA epoxidase subunit PaaD — MITIDELRAEPTATPATPRIRNRGVLAQQAWAIAAEVADPEVPVLTIDDLGVLRSVRVGDDDVTVDITPTYSGCPAMEAIRDDVVSALNAAGFENVVVNITLSPAWTTDWISDLGRAKLEEFGIAAPSGRSSVAGGPVRMRMSVKCPQCQSLNTRELSHFGSTSCKALYQCLDCLEPFDYFKVL, encoded by the coding sequence ATGATCACGATCGATGAACTCCGCGCGGAGCCGACGGCGACCCCGGCGACCCCGAGGATCCGCAATCGCGGCGTCCTCGCCCAGCAGGCGTGGGCGATCGCGGCCGAGGTCGCAGACCCCGAGGTGCCGGTGCTCACCATCGACGACCTGGGCGTGCTCCGCTCTGTGCGGGTCGGTGACGACGACGTCACCGTCGACATCACGCCGACCTACAGCGGATGCCCCGCGATGGAAGCCATCCGCGACGACGTGGTGTCCGCGCTGAACGCCGCCGGATTCGAGAACGTCGTCGTCAACATCACGCTGTCGCCGGCCTGGACGACCGACTGGATCTCCGATCTGGGCAGAGCGAAGCTCGAAGAGTTCGGCATCGCAGCCCCGAGCGGCCGGTCGAGCGTCGCCGGCGGACCGGTGCGGATGCGGATGTCCGTGAAATGCCCGCAATGCCAGTCGCTGAACACGCGCGAGCTCTCGCATTTCGGCTCGACGTCGTGCAAGGCCCTGTACCAGTGCCTCGACTGCCTGGAGCCGTTCGACTACTTCAAGGTGCTCTGA
- a CDS encoding DUF7144 family membrane protein — MSTTKTTGWLGWGLFAGAIILISGVFSVIQGFVGLIAPDTYYVKTSGSLFMFDVQGWAWWTLIIGILLVLTALALFAGQLWARIIAVILASLSAIGNLLLVPAQPWWSLILIGVDILIIYALTAHGHELGRRE; from the coding sequence ATGAGCACTACGAAAACAACGGGTTGGCTCGGCTGGGGTCTGTTCGCCGGTGCGATCATCCTCATCAGTGGCGTCTTCAGCGTGATTCAGGGATTCGTCGGCCTCATCGCCCCTGACACCTACTACGTCAAGACGAGCGGCAGCCTCTTCATGTTCGACGTGCAGGGCTGGGCCTGGTGGACGCTCATCATCGGCATCCTTCTGGTGCTCACCGCGCTCGCACTGTTCGCAGGCCAGCTGTGGGCTCGGATCATCGCAGTGATCCTGGCATCGCTGAGCGCGATCGGCAACCTACTCCTGGTGCCCGCCCAGCCGTGGTGGTCGCTCATCCTCATCGGCGTCGACATCCTCATCATCTACGCTCTGACAGCCCACGGACACGAGCTCGGCAGGCGCGAATAG
- a CDS encoding SHOCT domain-containing protein has translation MSFWDFLWFFFWTYIFISFIIILFQMFADLFRDRNLNGWAKALWIIFLVFIPFLGALIYLVVRGRGMAERQAARMMVAQSENDAYIRTVAASSPAASGSATDDIAKAKGLLDSGAITQAEYDALKARALS, from the coding sequence ATGAGCTTCTGGGATTTCCTCTGGTTCTTCTTCTGGACGTACATCTTCATCTCGTTCATCATCATCCTGTTCCAGATGTTCGCGGACCTCTTCCGCGATCGCAACCTCAACGGGTGGGCCAAGGCGCTGTGGATCATCTTCCTGGTCTTCATCCCCTTCCTCGGCGCACTGATCTACCTGGTCGTGCGTGGTCGGGGAATGGCCGAGCGGCAGGCAGCTCGCATGATGGTGGCCCAGTCGGAGAATGACGCGTACATCCGCACGGTCGCAGCATCCTCCCCCGCCGCCTCCGGGTCGGCGACCGACGACATCGCGAAGGCGAAGGGTCTCCTGGACTCCGGCGCGATCACGCAGGCCGAATACGACGCCCTGAAGGCCCGCGCCCTCAGCTGA
- a CDS encoding VOC family protein: MANPSLVIQTVTIPVADQERSLAFYRDVLGFEVRADNVFGGARWLSVAPAGSSVDFTLHLPFPGQAGPGWQQGIVLHTDDIAGVVATLRAAQVEVSEPEAQGWGTQAQFTDPDGNGFVLLQQGAGA, translated from the coding sequence ATGGCTAACCCTTCTCTGGTCATCCAGACCGTAACGATCCCCGTCGCCGACCAGGAGCGCTCCCTCGCCTTCTACCGCGACGTCCTCGGCTTCGAAGTTCGAGCCGACAACGTATTCGGTGGCGCCCGCTGGCTCTCCGTCGCCCCAGCGGGCAGCTCGGTCGACTTCACGCTTCACCTGCCTTTCCCCGGGCAGGCCGGCCCCGGATGGCAGCAGGGCATAGTCCTCCACACCGACGACATCGCCGGCGTGGTCGCGACCCTGCGCGCGGCCCAGGTGGAAGTGTCGGAGCCCGAAGCTCAGGGCTGGGGCACGCAGGCCCAGTTCACCGACCCGGACGGCAACGGATTCGTCCTGCTCCAGCAGGGCGCCGGAGCCTAG
- a CDS encoding enoyl-CoA hydratase/isomerase family protein yields the protein MIDLTIADGVARIVLNAPEKLNALDATALGELSEAYDRAEAAQVRALVLRGEGRAFCAGRDISAVDPRTDDVSGYLDGLVTPLLKRMSAFPAPTFAAAHGACLGVGLGLLITTDVVYVADTAKIGSPFAALGATLDSGGHALFFERLGAHKTLDLIYTGRLMSGTEAVQSGLFSRVFPADELTDAVLGAATKAASGATQAFLASKELIRALRDERVGLWDSMTAENAAQAALCDTDDYREGFAAFQQKRTPTFAGR from the coding sequence GTGATCGACCTGACCATCGCCGACGGCGTCGCCCGGATCGTCCTGAACGCGCCCGAGAAGCTGAACGCGCTCGACGCCACGGCGCTCGGCGAACTGTCGGAGGCGTACGACCGGGCGGAAGCCGCGCAGGTCCGTGCGCTCGTCCTCCGCGGCGAGGGTCGCGCGTTCTGCGCGGGTCGCGACATCTCGGCGGTCGACCCGCGGACCGACGACGTTTCCGGGTATCTCGACGGCCTCGTCACGCCTCTCCTCAAGCGGATGAGCGCCTTTCCCGCCCCGACCTTCGCGGCCGCCCACGGCGCCTGCCTCGGCGTGGGCCTCGGTCTGCTCATCACGACGGATGTGGTCTACGTCGCCGATACGGCGAAGATCGGCTCGCCGTTCGCCGCGCTCGGCGCCACCCTCGATTCCGGTGGTCACGCCCTGTTCTTCGAACGCCTCGGTGCCCACAAGACCCTCGACCTCATCTATACCGGCAGGCTGATGTCGGGCACCGAGGCTGTGCAGTCCGGGCTGTTCAGTCGCGTCTTCCCGGCGGACGAGCTGACGGATGCGGTGCTGGGGGCTGCCACGAAGGCCGCGTCCGGCGCGACGCAGGCTTTCCTCGCGAGCAAGGAGCTCATCCGCGCGCTGCGAGACGAACGCGTCGGCCTGTGGGATTCGATGACCGCGGAGAACGCGGCCCAGGCCGCTCTCTGCGACACCGACGACTACCGCGAAGGCTTCGCCGCCTTCCAGCAGAAGCGCACGCCGACGTTCGCTGGCCGTTAG
- a CDS encoding magnesium transporter CorA family protein: MQHVLEETMPSLRGIAFSPATSMEITTASVLRDQLDDADTFVFVELADPSHDQLAELSQALGDPELLRHPAPASGHAAITQVDSHVMLSARRLELDIPTLQLSVSDLRVYVLPRALIIDHDGSFDSTELLRRFAAATKHRDEGVGYLLWILIDELLAEMNTALETLDSELDDVEDSLLAPGATPVPVQTRTYQLRKSTAGLRRCILPLRDGVDALLRREAACISPNLYPLFQGLYDRAVHLAEWADSIRDLVTALSDTQISMEGNRLNVIMKKVTSWAAILAVPAAVTGFYGQNVPFPGANSLGGFWSSAIIMVGGGIALYATFKKKDWL; the protein is encoded by the coding sequence ATGCAGCATGTTCTCGAGGAGACGATGCCGTCTCTGCGAGGGATCGCGTTCAGCCCGGCGACGTCGATGGAGATCACGACCGCCTCGGTCTTACGCGACCAGCTGGACGACGCAGACACATTCGTGTTCGTCGAACTGGCCGACCCGAGCCACGATCAACTCGCAGAACTCTCGCAGGCCCTCGGCGACCCGGAGCTGCTCCGGCATCCGGCGCCAGCATCCGGACACGCGGCGATCACCCAGGTCGACTCCCACGTGATGCTCTCCGCCCGCCGGCTCGAGTTGGACATCCCCACCCTGCAGCTTTCGGTGTCCGACCTGCGCGTCTACGTGCTGCCGCGCGCCCTGATCATCGACCACGACGGGTCCTTCGATTCGACCGAGCTCCTCCGCCGGTTCGCCGCGGCCACCAAACACCGCGACGAAGGCGTCGGCTACCTGCTCTGGATCCTGATCGACGAGCTTCTCGCAGAGATGAACACGGCCCTGGAGACGTTGGACAGCGAACTCGACGACGTGGAAGACAGCCTGCTCGCTCCGGGCGCCACGCCGGTGCCGGTTCAGACGCGCACATATCAGCTCCGCAAGTCGACCGCCGGTCTGCGGCGATGCATCCTGCCGCTCCGCGACGGGGTGGATGCGCTGCTGCGCCGCGAAGCAGCGTGCATCAGTCCCAATCTCTATCCGCTCTTCCAGGGGCTGTACGACCGGGCGGTCCACCTCGCGGAGTGGGCGGACAGCATCCGGGATCTGGTCACCGCGCTCTCCGACACCCAGATCTCGATGGAGGGCAACCGGCTCAACGTGATCATGAAGAAGGTGACGAGCTGGGCGGCCATCCTCGCGGTGCCGGCCGCGGTCACCGGGTTCTACGGGCAGAATGTGCCGTTCCCCGGCGCGAACAGCCTGGGCGGATTCTGGTCTTCGGCGATCATCATGGTCGGCGGCGGCATCGCGCTCTACGCGACATTCAAGAAGAAGGACTGGCTCTGA
- a CDS encoding DsbA family protein — protein MTHGGPTDSRPSRNDRREAAREKARQLREEQKKRDRRNRVFLQSGIIVGVLAVAAVVVLIIVSAIRPPVPGPANMASDGVVVGTGLKVVPTESLAADASPIASTPDPSGSVVSIRLYVDYLCPFCGEFEKTNGDQLEEWAKSGAATVEVHPIAILTSHSAGTKYSLRAANAAACVANYSGDQFWNFHRLLFANQPQEGSAGLTDAQLKGYVSSAGAKNVSSIDKCIDDGTYTTWVANATDRALAGPIPNSNVSKLTGTPLVIVNGKQYTGSLTSADDFKAFVLQAQGDAYSTATPSPSPSK, from the coding sequence ATGACCCACGGCGGACCGACCGACAGCCGTCCCTCCAGAAACGACCGGCGTGAGGCGGCCAGGGAGAAGGCTCGCCAGCTCCGCGAAGAGCAGAAGAAGCGCGATCGGCGCAACAGAGTCTTCCTGCAGTCGGGGATCATCGTCGGCGTACTGGCGGTCGCTGCTGTCGTCGTCCTGATCATCGTCAGCGCCATCCGCCCACCCGTTCCGGGACCGGCGAACATGGCGAGCGACGGGGTCGTGGTCGGAACCGGGCTGAAAGTCGTTCCGACGGAATCGCTCGCGGCCGACGCCTCGCCCATCGCATCCACACCAGACCCTTCGGGAAGTGTGGTGAGCATCCGCCTCTATGTCGACTACCTCTGCCCGTTCTGCGGTGAGTTCGAGAAGACCAACGGTGACCAGCTCGAAGAGTGGGCCAAGTCGGGCGCCGCAACCGTCGAAGTGCATCCGATCGCGATCCTCACCAGCCACTCGGCTGGAACCAAATACTCGCTGCGCGCCGCAAACGCCGCGGCCTGCGTGGCCAACTATTCGGGTGACCAGTTCTGGAACTTCCACCGCCTGCTGTTCGCTAACCAGCCGCAGGAGGGCAGTGCCGGGCTCACGGATGCGCAACTCAAGGGCTACGTGAGCTCCGCAGGTGCCAAGAACGTCAGCTCGATCGACAAATGCATCGACGACGGCACCTATACGACGTGGGTTGCGAACGCGACAGACCGAGCCTTGGCTGGGCCCATCCCCAACTCCAACGTCAGCAAGCTGACCGGTACGCCACTCGTGATCGTCAACGGCAAGCAGTACACCGGCTCGCTGACCAGCGCGGACGACTTCAAAGCATTCGTCCTGCAGGCGCAGGGCGACGCGTACTCGACTGCGACGCCCAGCCCGTCACCCTCCAAGTGA
- a CDS encoding ABC transporter ATP-binding protein, translating into MASVTFDKATRLYPGSTRPAVDELDLQVADGEFLVLVGPSGCGKSTSLRMLAGLEEVNDGNIFIGERNVTDVPPKDRDIAMVFQNYALYPHMTVAENMGFALKIAGVNKDERAARVLEAAKLLDLEPYLGRKPKALSGGQRQRVAMGRAIVRSPQVFLMDEPLSNLDAKLRVQTRTQIASLTRRLGVTTVYVTHDQTEALTMGDRIAVLKDGVLQQVGTPRDLYAQPNNVFVAGFIGSPAMNLFSADVVDGGVQFGTAVVPLERETLAGAGKAVTIGVRPEDVVVSTTEGTGLKVAVDLVEELGADGYLYGHSEIDGKRTDIVGRVDGRIHPNAGDTVYIAPKPGHVHAFHAESGERLGGAVVD; encoded by the coding sequence ATGGCGTCAGTAACATTCGACAAGGCAACCCGCCTCTACCCGGGTTCCACCCGCCCCGCCGTCGACGAGCTCGACCTTCAGGTCGCAGACGGCGAGTTCCTCGTCCTCGTCGGTCCCTCCGGCTGTGGAAAGTCCACCTCCCTGCGCATGCTCGCGGGCCTCGAAGAGGTCAACGACGGCAACATCTTCATCGGTGAGCGCAATGTGACGGATGTTCCGCCGAAGGATCGCGACATCGCGATGGTGTTCCAGAACTACGCTCTCTACCCGCACATGACGGTCGCCGAGAACATGGGTTTCGCCCTGAAGATCGCCGGTGTCAACAAGGATGAGCGCGCCGCTCGCGTTCTCGAAGCTGCAAAGCTGCTCGACCTCGAGCCGTACCTCGGCCGCAAGCCGAAGGCCCTCTCGGGTGGTCAGCGTCAGCGCGTCGCGATGGGTCGCGCGATCGTGCGTAGCCCACAGGTGTTCCTCATGGACGAGCCGCTGTCGAACCTCGACGCCAAGCTCCGCGTCCAGACCCGCACCCAGATCGCGTCGCTGACGCGTCGTCTCGGTGTCACGACCGTCTACGTCACGCACGACCAGACGGAGGCTCTGACCATGGGTGACCGCATCGCGGTCCTCAAGGACGGCGTGCTCCAGCAGGTCGGCACCCCGCGCGACCTGTACGCGCAGCCGAACAACGTGTTCGTCGCCGGCTTCATCGGTAGCCCGGCCATGAACCTGTTCTCGGCCGACGTGGTCGACGGTGGCGTGCAGTTCGGCACCGCGGTCGTCCCGCTCGAGCGCGAGACGCTTGCCGGCGCAGGCAAGGCGGTCACGATCGGTGTCCGTCCCGAAGACGTCGTCGTCTCCACCACAGAGGGCACCGGCCTCAAGGTTGCAGTCGACCTGGTCGAAGAGCTCGGCGCCGACGGCTACCTCTACGGCCACTCCGAGATCGACGGCAAGCGCACCGACATCGTCGGACGCGTCGACGGTCGCATCCACCCCAACGCGGGCGACACGGTCTACATCGCCCCGAAGCCGGGCCACGTGCACGCCTTCCACGCAGAGTCGGGCGAGCGTCTCGGCGGGGCAGTCGTCGACTAA
- a CDS encoding SRPBCC family protein: MTNLGNLEVDEFMAHPPAKVWRVLTEPDLMDAWLMPTEGFAPVVGTRFRFRTQPAPKTNFSGLVECQVLEVDPPRLLRISWSGVGTALDSTVTWELVPEGRGTRMLLTHTGFDLDDPEQARAFEIMNGGWRSHVLRRMIVALDALA; encoded by the coding sequence GTGACGAACCTCGGGAATCTCGAGGTCGACGAATTCATGGCGCATCCACCTGCGAAAGTCTGGCGAGTGCTCACCGAACCGGACTTGATGGATGCGTGGCTCATGCCGACCGAAGGATTTGCGCCGGTCGTAGGGACACGCTTCCGGTTCCGCACCCAACCGGCGCCGAAGACGAACTTCTCCGGCCTTGTGGAGTGTCAGGTTCTCGAAGTCGATCCCCCGCGCCTCCTGCGCATCTCCTGGTCGGGCGTCGGCACTGCGCTCGACAGTACGGTCACCTGGGAGCTCGTTCCCGAGGGTCGGGGAACCCGGATGCTGCTGACCCACACCGGCTTCGATCTCGACGACCCCGAGCAGGCGCGTGCGTTCGAGATCATGAACGGCGGCTGGCGCTCCCACGTCCTCCGACGGATGATCGTCGCCCTCGACGCCCTCGCTTGA